In the genome of Vicinamibacteria bacterium, one region contains:
- a CDS encoding DUF5615 family PIN-like protein — MLDEDVNPAVATVGRGLGLDVVSVHEMDRRGVDDPSQLELAAATGRVFVTRNRDDYIKLTVRFYQMGAPHPGIIVIPYTLPNREPGRIARALKTWHDEHTVDESLQYAIFFLEER, encoded by the coding sequence TTGCTCGATGAGGACGTTAACCCGGCAGTTGCGACAGTTGGTCGTGGGCTTGGACTCGATGTCGTAAGCGTCCACGAAATGGATCGACGGGGCGTCGACGACCCTTCGCAGCTCGAGCTTGCCGCGGCAACGGGCCGAGTCTTCGTGACCCGAAATAGGGACGACTACATCAAGCTGACCGTGCGCTTCTACCAGATGGGCGCTCCTCATCCGGGCATCATCGTCATTCCCTACACGCTCCCCAACCGGGAGCCTGGCAGGATTGCGCGTGCTCTGAAAACGTGGCACGACGAGCACACGGTGGACGAGAGCCTTCAGTATGCCATCTTCTTTCTCGAGGAGCGGTAA
- a CDS encoding type II toxin-antitoxin system prevent-host-death family antitoxin, with protein MPLAKLKDDLSKYLRLAADEEILITRHGQPAGVLIGFESEEDWFDYRLEHHPEFLRRIAEAREALRKGHGVRLEELED; from the coding sequence GTGCCACTGGCGAAGCTCAAGGACGACCTCTCGAAGTATCTACGCCTGGCGGCCGATGAGGAGATCCTCATCACGCGGCATGGACAGCCTGCCGGAGTGCTCATCGGCTTCGAGTCGGAAGAGGACTGGTTCGACTACCGGCTCGAGCATCACCCCGAGTTCCTTCGCCGCATCGCCGAGGCACGGGAAGCCCTCCGGAAAGGTCACGGTGTTCGGCTCGAGGAGCTCGAGGATTAA
- a CDS encoding DUF433 domain-containing protein — protein sequence MSDKTRGIRLQSDLESEIRREAEERGKSWSAMTKELLAEAVRMRRVPGVVFADGPSGRRAVLAGTGIDVWEVIAAWKGGGQDSGKLREDFSWLRETQLRVALAYYELYPEEIDVRLERERSWTPERLRKELPFTTSLKG from the coding sequence GTGTCTGACAAAACGAGAGGAATCCGCCTCCAGAGCGACCTCGAGAGTGAGATCCGTCGAGAGGCAGAAGAGCGGGGCAAGTCCTGGTCGGCCATGACCAAAGAGCTTCTCGCCGAGGCCGTCCGGATGCGACGGGTTCCTGGAGTGGTTTTCGCCGATGGTCCTTCCGGAAGGCGGGCCGTCTTGGCTGGAACCGGCATCGACGTTTGGGAAGTCATTGCCGCGTGGAAAGGCGGGGGTCAGGATTCGGGGAAGCTTCGTGAGGACTTCAGCTGGCTGAGGGAAACACAACTTCGGGTTGCCCTCGCGTACTATGAGCTCTACCCGGAAGAGATCGATGTGCGACTCGAGCGCGAGCGCTCCTGGACTCCTGAACGCCTGCGAAAAGAGCTACCGTTCACAACGTCTCTGAAGGGATAA
- a CDS encoding VOC family protein: MGVRELGHIVLYVRDLERARTFYRDVLGFREIFAVPARAAGFSSGRTHHELLLFAVGQDARPIPQGTRVGLYHFGLKVGDSDDDLRALLSKLRDAGVTLVGSSDHIVTHSLYVLDPDGNEVELYIDVPGVDWRSDPSILMAPPRPLRL; the protein is encoded by the coding sequence ATGGGAGTTCGAGAGCTCGGCCACATCGTGCTCTACGTGCGCGATCTCGAGCGAGCGCGCACGTTCTACCGCGACGTGCTCGGGTTTCGCGAGATCTTCGCCGTGCCGGCACGGGCGGCCGGCTTTTCGAGCGGAAGAACGCATCACGAGCTCCTGCTCTTCGCCGTCGGCCAGGACGCCCGTCCCATCCCCCAGGGAACGCGGGTCGGCCTGTACCATTTTGGCCTCAAAGTGGGTGACAGCGACGACGACCTGCGCGCGTTGCTCTCGAAGCTCCGGGACGCGGGCGTTACCCTCGTGGGCTCGAGCGACCACATCGTCACCCACAGCCTCTACGTTCTCGACCCCGACGGAAACGAAGTCGAGCTCTATATCGACGTGCCCGGCGTCGACTGGAGATCGGACCCCTCGATCCTGATGGCCCCACCACGCCCCCTGCGCCTGTGA
- a CDS encoding serine hydrolase domain-containing protein produces MSKVSLLALTLSLAATAATAASRDVGVDALFRQWDRKDTPGCALGVIQNGELLYSRAYGMANLEHDVPLSTRSVFRTGSLGKQFTAFAILLAEQQGKLSVDDDVRLYLPELPETERPITIRHLIHHTSGLRDYLTLMELAGFRDEDFYTEQDILDRLSRQENLNFEPGSEYLYSNTGYFLLSQILLRATGSTLAQFAARYLFEPLGMRDTHFHDDFRKIVPGRATGYRPRESEDGFEIDMTTLNMVGDGGVFTTVEDLVHWDRNFYSGEVGGAELARKRLETGRLDDGRVQTYAYGLTIGSHRGHRTVSHGGAFVGFRSAMIQFPDDRFSVYVLCNLATAQPTTLAEQVADIFLELEPEPEPAEVAVEAARFEPWTGVYFDESTGDLAEIVLKDGALYWQEAERKLSAVAPPRFRVASTELTFDPPQMRVERAGQRPFAYRRVETVTPDVAALARYVGLYHCRELDLVYRIELDDSNQLVLDGRSFRSPMTPVFHDGFRWEQGTLVFSRGVENKLRSFELSAGRARNFVFVRQ; encoded by the coding sequence ATGTCGAAAGTCAGTCTTCTGGCCCTCACGCTCTCGCTGGCGGCGACTGCCGCAACGGCGGCATCGCGCGACGTGGGCGTCGACGCCCTTTTTCGCCAATGGGATCGCAAGGATACGCCGGGGTGTGCGCTCGGTGTGATCCAAAACGGCGAGCTCCTCTACTCGCGCGCCTACGGCATGGCGAATCTCGAGCACGACGTTCCTCTGTCGACGCGATCCGTCTTCCGAACCGGCTCGCTCGGAAAGCAGTTCACCGCCTTCGCCATACTCTTGGCCGAACAGCAGGGAAAGCTCTCGGTCGACGACGACGTGCGCTTGTACCTCCCCGAGCTTCCCGAAACCGAGCGTCCCATCACGATCCGTCATCTGATCCACCACACGAGCGGGCTCCGGGACTACTTGACCCTGATGGAACTGGCCGGCTTCCGCGACGAGGACTTCTACACCGAGCAAGACATCCTCGATCGCCTGAGCCGCCAGGAGAACCTCAACTTTGAGCCGGGAAGCGAGTACCTCTACAGCAACACCGGCTACTTTCTCCTATCGCAGATTCTGCTCCGCGCCACGGGGTCGACGCTCGCCCAGTTCGCCGCGCGCTACCTGTTCGAGCCGCTCGGGATGAGGGACACGCATTTTCACGACGACTTCCGCAAGATCGTGCCGGGGCGCGCGACCGGCTACCGCCCGCGAGAATCCGAGGACGGCTTCGAGATCGACATGACCACGCTCAACATGGTGGGGGACGGCGGCGTCTTCACGACCGTCGAGGACCTCGTTCACTGGGACCGGAACTTCTACTCCGGCGAAGTGGGGGGCGCGGAGCTCGCCCGCAAGCGTCTCGAGACCGGCCGTCTCGACGACGGCAGGGTACAGACCTACGCCTACGGGCTCACGATCGGAAGCCACCGTGGCCACCGGACGGTCTCTCACGGCGGGGCGTTCGTCGGCTTTCGAAGCGCCATGATCCAGTTCCCCGACGATCGGTTCTCGGTGTACGTGCTCTGCAATCTCGCCACGGCGCAACCGACGACGCTCGCCGAGCAGGTCGCGGACATCTTTCTCGAGCTCGAGCCGGAGCCCGAGCCCGCGGAAGTTGCGGTCGAGGCCGCTCGCTTCGAGCCCTGGACCGGCGTTTATTTCGACGAGTCGACGGGGGATCTCGCGGAGATCGTGCTGAAGGACGGTGCGCTCTACTGGCAGGAGGCGGAACGGAAGCTGAGCGCCGTCGCCCCCCCGAGATTTCGGGTCGCGAGTACCGAGCTGACGTTCGACCCGCCGCAGATGAGGGTGGAGCGCGCCGGGCAGCGGCCCTTCGCCTATCGCCGCGTCGAGACCGTTACCCCCGACGTCGCCGCCCTCGCGCGCTACGTCGGTCTCTATCACTGCCGGGAGCTCGACCTGGTGTATCGGATCGAGCTCGACGACTCCAATCAGCTCGTTCTCGACGGGCGGTCGTTTCGATCTCCCATGACGCCGGTCTTCCACGACGGCTTCCGCTGGGAGCAGGGAACACTCGTCTTCTCGCGAGGCGTGGAGAACAAGCTGCGCTCGTTCGAGCTTTCCGCCGGCCGCGCGAGAAACTTCGTTTTCGTGCGCCAGTGA
- a CDS encoding type II toxin-antitoxin system RelE/ParE family toxin: protein MYQIVLAPGAVKAMRNLPAHVRGRLRDALERHLRYEPTKLSKSRIKRLRGLNRPQYRLRVDDIRVFYDVTEERVEVLAVVSKDAAQAWLEREGTSETGGATGEAQGRPLEVSTPGGR from the coding sequence ATGTATCAGATCGTCTTGGCGCCTGGGGCGGTCAAGGCGATGCGCAACCTCCCGGCACACGTCCGAGGTCGGCTACGAGATGCTCTCGAGCGCCACCTGCGGTATGAGCCGACAAAGTTGAGCAAGAGTCGCATCAAGCGGCTCCGGGGTCTCAACCGGCCCCAGTATCGGTTGAGAGTGGACGATATTCGGGTGTTCTATGACGTCACAGAAGAAAGGGTTGAGGTCCTCGCCGTCGTTAGCAAGGACGCGGCGCAAGCGTGGCTCGAACGAGAAGGGACGTCCGAGACGGGCGGTGCCACTGGCGAAGCTCAAGGACGACCTCTCGAAGTATCTACGCCTGGCGGCCGATGA